In a single window of the Nocardiopsis composta genome:
- a CDS encoding carboxymuconolactone decarboxylase family protein yields the protein MEARLDYFASPTASKVVKHVMAAGKALKASPLPEETQELVALRVSQINGCAFCIDMHTKDAAEAGESAVRLNLVAAWREATVFTEAERAALELAEEGTRIADAAGGVSDEVWRRAAKHYDEEQLTALVIMVSFMNTVNRLNVITQQPAGSYQPGQFG from the coding sequence ATGGAAGCGCGACTCGACTACTTCGCCAGCCCGACCGCGAGCAAGGTCGTCAAGCACGTGATGGCGGCGGGCAAGGCGCTCAAGGCCTCGCCGCTGCCGGAAGAGACGCAGGAACTGGTGGCGCTGCGGGTCAGCCAGATCAACGGCTGCGCCTTCTGCATCGACATGCACACCAAGGACGCCGCCGAGGCCGGCGAGAGCGCGGTGCGGCTGAACCTGGTCGCGGCGTGGCGGGAGGCCACCGTCTTCACCGAGGCCGAGCGGGCCGCGCTGGAGCTCGCCGAGGAGGGCACCCGGATCGCCGACGCCGCCGGCGGGGTGAGCGACGAGGTGTGGCGGCGCGCCGCCAAGCACTACGACGAAGAGCAGCTCACCGCACTGGTGATCATGGTGTCCTTCATGAACACGGTGAACCGGCTGAACGTCATCACGCAGCAGCCGGCCGGCTCCTACCAGCCCGGGCAGTTCGGCTGA
- the fabI gene encoding enoyl-ACP reductase FabI yields MKLLITGITTQSSMAYAVAEEAMKQGHEVILSNPPGRQLSILRRIARRLPAEPVDVLGLDVTDPGQITAAAEAVAGHWDHVDGLLHSIAYAPQEALGGNFLDTSWEDAATAIHVSGYSLKALAAGFRDLLAAAPDGAGVVSLTFDASRAWPVYDWMGSAKAVLENSAKYLARDLGPQNIRVNAVSAGPIKSLAGGSIPGFDAIADGWAGSAPLGWDTGDATVVAGPALFLMSPAARAITGTTLHVDGGYHAMGAPVSGA; encoded by the coding sequence GTGAAACTGCTCATCACCGGCATCACCACCCAGTCCTCCATGGCCTACGCCGTCGCCGAGGAGGCGATGAAGCAGGGCCACGAGGTGATCCTGTCCAACCCGCCGGGGCGGCAGCTGTCGATCCTGCGGCGCATCGCCAGGCGCCTGCCCGCCGAGCCGGTGGACGTCCTGGGCCTGGACGTCACCGACCCCGGCCAGATCACCGCGGCCGCCGAGGCGGTCGCCGGCCACTGGGACCACGTCGACGGGCTGCTGCACTCCATCGCCTACGCCCCGCAGGAAGCGCTGGGCGGCAACTTCCTCGACACCTCCTGGGAGGACGCGGCCACCGCGATCCACGTCTCCGGCTACTCCCTCAAGGCCCTCGCCGCCGGGTTCCGCGACCTGCTGGCCGCCGCGCCCGACGGCGCCGGCGTCGTGAGCCTGACCTTCGACGCGAGCCGGGCGTGGCCGGTCTACGACTGGATGGGCTCGGCCAAGGCCGTGCTGGAGAACTCCGCCAAGTACCTGGCCCGCGACCTCGGCCCGCAGAACATCCGGGTCAACGCGGTCAGCGCCGGCCCGATCAAGTCGCTGGCCGGCGGGTCGATCCCCGGCTTCGACGCGATCGCCGACGGCTGGGCCGGCTCGGCCCCGCTCGGCTGGGACACCGGCGACGCGACGGTCGTCGCCGGGCCCGCGCTGTTCCTGATGAGCCCCGCGGCCCGCGCGATCACCGGCACCACGCTGCACGTCGACGGCGGCTACCACGCCATGGGCGCCCCGGTCTCCGGCGCCTGA
- a CDS encoding class I SAM-dependent methyltransferase: MPLSRLDRFNRRHPWSHNDHYGRWAAGRVAASGARDVLDVGCGTGNLAARLRDRGAAVTGLEPDPATARAAQERFAADPAVTIVRAGFADRDPRRRWDAVTLVAVLHHLPLVPTLRELRGCLAPGGRLVVVGCYREAGPADLLAALPAALANPVVGLVKHPARADAPPPHMAAPTADPRETLAEIRAAAARELPGARIRRRLFWRYTLVYDAPR; this comes from the coding sequence GTGCCGCTCTCCCGACTCGACCGCTTCAACCGACGGCATCCGTGGAGCCACAACGACCACTACGGGCGCTGGGCCGCCGGCCGGGTGGCCGCGTCCGGGGCCCGCGACGTGCTCGACGTCGGGTGCGGTACGGGCAACCTCGCCGCCCGGCTCCGCGACCGGGGCGCCGCCGTCACCGGGCTCGAACCGGACCCGGCGACCGCCCGTGCGGCGCAGGAGCGCTTCGCCGCCGACCCCGCGGTCACCATCGTCCGGGCCGGTTTCGCCGACCGGGACCCGCGGCGGCGCTGGGACGCCGTCACCCTGGTCGCCGTCCTGCACCACCTCCCGCTGGTGCCCACCCTGCGTGAGCTGCGCGGCTGCCTGGCGCCGGGCGGGCGGCTGGTGGTGGTCGGCTGCTACCGCGAGGCCGGACCGGCCGACCTGCTGGCCGCGCTGCCCGCCGCGCTCGCCAACCCGGTCGTGGGGCTGGTCAAGCACCCGGCCCGCGCCGACGCGCCGCCCCCGCACATGGCGGCGCCCACCGCCGACCCGCGGGAGACCCTGGCCGAGATCCGGGCCGCGGCCGCGCGGGAGCTGCCCGGGGCGCGGATCCGTCGCCGCCTGTTCTGGCGCTACACCCTGGTCTACGACGCGCCCCGCTGA
- a CDS encoding SAM-dependent methyltransferase gives MNETPPPQPGIPEGIDTTVPSPARLYDYYLGGKNNYAVDREMGDRIMQALPETRQSAVANRMFLVRAVDYLCEQGIDQFVDIGSGLPTQDPVHEVARRHHPRARVVYVDHDPAVRVHAEALLAGDPELTGVVQADLLDPEAIYTHPELTSRIDLDRPVGLLMLAVLHFVTDDREPHALLRRHLGFLAPGSHLAITHAESDTHPERADYASKAYRASSGNLRVRTREEIKGLFADVEPVPPGVVHLADWRPRDDQPHYTSEQVSGLAGVARWDGPPQG, from the coding sequence ATGAACGAGACGCCTCCGCCGCAGCCGGGCATCCCCGAGGGGATCGACACGACCGTGCCCAGCCCCGCCCGGCTCTACGACTACTACCTGGGCGGCAAGAACAACTACGCGGTCGACCGGGAGATGGGCGACCGGATCATGCAGGCCCTGCCGGAGACCCGGCAGAGCGCCGTGGCCAACCGGATGTTCCTGGTCCGGGCGGTGGACTACCTCTGCGAGCAGGGCATCGACCAGTTCGTGGACATCGGGTCGGGCCTGCCCACCCAGGACCCGGTGCACGAGGTGGCCCGCCGGCACCACCCGCGCGCCCGCGTCGTCTACGTCGACCACGACCCGGCGGTGCGGGTGCACGCCGAGGCGCTGCTGGCCGGCGACCCCGAACTGACCGGCGTGGTCCAGGCCGACCTGCTGGACCCCGAGGCGATCTACACGCACCCCGAACTGACCTCCCGGATCGACCTGGACCGCCCGGTCGGGCTGCTGATGCTGGCCGTCCTGCACTTCGTCACCGACGACCGGGAGCCGCACGCGCTGCTCCGCCGCCACCTGGGCTTCCTCGCGCCCGGCTCGCACCTGGCGATCACCCACGCCGAATCGGACACCCACCCGGAGCGGGCCGACTACGCCAGCAAGGCCTACCGCGCCTCCAGCGGGAACCTGCGGGTCCGCACCCGGGAGGAGATCAAGGGGCTCTTCGCCGACGTCGAACCGGTGCCGCCCGGCGTGGTGCACCTGGCCGACTGGCGCCCGCGGGACGACCAGCCGCACTACACCTCCGAGCAGGTCTCCGGGCTGGCCGGGGTGGCCCGCTGGGACGGCCCGCCCCAGGGGTGA
- a CDS encoding RelA/SpoT family protein, giving the protein MASTDLTASSEWWRGLNAAFAARGPADPEARRLVAEHLRWYPRADAVLLGRAYSVAEYLHREQKRKSGEPYITHPLAVAMILAEMGLDTATLVAALLHDTVEDTPFSLPHLGAEFGPEVAVMVDGVTKVDKVEYGEAAKGETIRKMVLGAREDLRVLLIKLADRLHNLRTLQFQPPHKRIRISEETRHLLIPLAERLGVYRIKRELEDLCFAYLEPEAHEAARARVQKVRYEGEELGGVHTVRRNLRDALSEFRVRADVEVRDRHLYSVHTSGFGERISPLDTVRFLVVVRQEPDAYLALGAVHRRWQPQRSKFRDFIAVPKFNLYKALHTTVHTGSGPMQVIICDAHSQLVSDLGIVAEIRQGTGRDGRLTRERTNDPDWLTRLLGWQDQADAQELLRGMRTDLVGSITVVTTDGRVLTLPEHSTPVDAAYALGAEVGHRFSAAMIAGRFVPPSHGLRDGDTVQIVTKAFPGPDEAWLESAKTGEARMGITTWHRARRREEAEEAGRSLLAGLIGRGPLIDAEASGEMTGVARAAGHIDLEDLYVALGRGDGEIGPDWVADRLRGHRA; this is encoded by the coding sequence ATGGCGAGCACCGACCTGACCGCGTCGTCGGAGTGGTGGCGCGGGCTCAACGCCGCCTTCGCGGCCCGCGGCCCCGCCGACCCCGAGGCCCGACGGCTCGTGGCCGAGCACCTGCGCTGGTACCCGCGGGCCGACGCGGTGCTGCTCGGACGCGCCTACTCGGTGGCGGAGTACCTGCACCGCGAGCAGAAGCGCAAGAGCGGCGAGCCCTACATCACCCACCCGCTGGCGGTGGCGATGATCCTGGCCGAGATGGGCCTGGACACCGCCACCCTGGTCGCCGCGCTGCTGCACGACACCGTGGAGGACACCCCGTTCAGCCTCCCGCACCTGGGCGCGGAGTTCGGCCCCGAGGTGGCGGTGATGGTCGACGGGGTGACCAAGGTCGACAAGGTCGAGTACGGCGAGGCCGCCAAGGGCGAGACGATCCGCAAGATGGTCCTGGGCGCCCGGGAGGACCTGCGGGTGCTGCTGATCAAGCTCGCCGACCGGCTGCACAACCTGCGCACCCTGCAGTTCCAGCCGCCGCACAAGCGGATCCGCATCTCCGAGGAGACCCGGCACCTGCTCATCCCGCTGGCCGAGCGGCTGGGCGTCTACCGGATCAAGCGCGAACTCGAGGACCTGTGCTTCGCCTACCTGGAGCCGGAGGCGCACGAGGCCGCCCGGGCCCGGGTGCAGAAGGTCCGCTACGAGGGCGAGGAACTGGGCGGGGTGCACACGGTCCGCCGCAACCTGCGCGACGCGCTGTCGGAGTTCCGGGTCCGCGCCGACGTGGAGGTGCGCGACCGCCACCTGTACTCGGTGCACACCTCCGGGTTCGGCGAGCGCATCTCCCCGCTGGACACGGTGCGCTTCCTGGTCGTGGTCCGCCAGGAGCCCGACGCCTACCTCGCGCTGGGCGCGGTGCACCGCCGCTGGCAGCCCCAGCGCAGCAAGTTCCGCGACTTCATCGCCGTCCCGAAGTTCAACCTGTACAAGGCGCTGCACACCACGGTGCACACCGGGTCCGGGCCGATGCAGGTCATCATCTGCGACGCCCACTCCCAGCTGGTGTCGGACCTGGGCATCGTGGCCGAGATCCGGCAGGGAACCGGGCGGGACGGCCGGCTGACCCGGGAGCGCACCAACGACCCCGACTGGCTGACCCGCCTGCTCGGCTGGCAGGACCAGGCCGACGCCCAGGAGCTGCTCCGCGGCATGCGCACCGACCTGGTCGGCAGCATCACCGTGGTGACCACCGACGGGCGGGTGCTCACCCTGCCCGAGCACTCCACCCCGGTGGACGCGGCCTACGCCCTTGGGGCCGAGGTGGGGCACCGGTTCTCCGCGGCGATGATCGCCGGGCGGTTCGTGCCACCCTCGCACGGGCTGCGCGACGGCGACACCGTGCAGATCGTCACCAAGGCCTTCCCCGGGCCGGACGAGGCGTGGCTGGAGTCGGCCAAGACCGGCGAGGCGCGGATGGGCATCACCACCTGGCACCGGGCGCGCCGGCGCGAGGAGGCCGAGGAGGCCGGCCGCTCCCTGCTGGCCGGGCTCATCGGGCGCGGCCCGCTGATCGACGCCGAGGCGTCGGGGGAGATGACCGGGGTCGCCCGCGCAGCCGGCCACATCGACCTGGAGGACCTGTACGTGGCCCTGGGGCGGGGTGACGGCGAGATCGGCCCCGACTGGGTCGCCGACCGGCTCCGCGGCCACCGGGCGTAG
- a CDS encoding RNA polymerase sigma-70 factor, whose protein sequence is MSKVEEFEELRPLLFSIAYRILGSVSEAEDAVQEAWLRFDASATRPASTKAFLSATVTRIAIDVLRSARVRREEYVGPWFPEPLLNDPYQDPARSAELADSVSMAALLLLERLSPLERAVFLLREVFAFGFDEVAAAVGRSEAACRQLLVRARRHMEAGRPRFAADRGEQRELAARFFDALENGDVGGLQTLLAADVRLVGDGGGKAPQLPRAVVGADRVARLLGGFFPTLLRIGVAFERCEVNGQPGAVFRDRDGRVLHVLALDVLDGRVQTVRGVSNPDKLGHLGPVADAWALERELKRGRRRAG, encoded by the coding sequence GTGAGCAAGGTCGAGGAGTTCGAGGAGCTGCGGCCGCTGCTGTTCTCGATCGCCTACCGGATCCTGGGCAGCGTGAGCGAGGCCGAGGACGCGGTGCAGGAGGCGTGGCTGCGCTTCGACGCCTCGGCGACCCGCCCCGCCTCCACCAAGGCGTTCCTGTCCGCGACGGTGACCCGGATCGCGATCGACGTGCTGCGCTCCGCGCGGGTGCGCCGGGAGGAGTACGTCGGGCCGTGGTTCCCCGAACCGCTGCTGAACGACCCCTACCAGGACCCGGCGCGCTCGGCCGAGCTGGCCGACTCGGTGTCGATGGCGGCGCTGCTGCTCCTGGAGCGGCTCAGTCCGCTGGAGCGGGCGGTCTTCCTGCTGCGGGAGGTGTTCGCCTTCGGGTTCGACGAGGTCGCCGCGGCGGTGGGCCGCTCGGAGGCGGCCTGCCGGCAGCTGCTGGTGCGGGCGCGGCGGCACATGGAGGCCGGGCGGCCGCGGTTCGCGGCGGACCGCGGCGAGCAGCGGGAACTGGCCGCGCGGTTCTTCGACGCGCTGGAGAACGGCGACGTGGGCGGGCTGCAGACCCTGCTCGCCGCCGACGTGCGGCTGGTCGGGGACGGCGGCGGCAAGGCCCCGCAGCTGCCCAGGGCCGTCGTCGGCGCGGACAGGGTGGCCCGGCTGCTGGGCGGGTTCTTCCCCACCCTGCTCCGGATCGGCGTGGCCTTCGAGCGGTGCGAGGTCAACGGCCAGCCCGGCGCGGTCTTCCGGGACCGGGACGGCAGGGTGCTGCACGTCCTGGCCCTCGACGTGCTCGACGGGCGGGTGCAGACCGTCCGCGGGGTGAGCAACCCCGACAAGCTCGGCCACCTCGGGCCGGTCGCCGACGCCTGGGCCCTCGAGCGGGAGCTGAAGCGGGGCCGCAGGCGGGCGGGGTGA